Proteins from one Arthrobacter sp. DNA4 genomic window:
- a CDS encoding ABC transporter permease: MSNVFADTFAWLSDPLHWSGSMGIPVRLGEHLQYTGLVMLIATAIAVPVGLFVGHTGRGRVAVVALAGALRALPTLGLLILFVLLVSIGLMPPIWALVILTVPPLLAGTYAGISSVDRNVVDAARAMGMTELQVLLRAELPNALTVMFGGFRTGVLQVIATVSVVAYINLGGLGRYLFDGLVLSDFPQMLGGSLLIAVLAIAVDLVLSLFQRLFLTQGASRLSHRSQEAAVELTDPVVAETVVQGGKS, from the coding sequence GTGAGTAACGTCTTCGCCGATACCTTCGCCTGGCTTTCGGATCCCCTGCACTGGTCCGGAAGCATGGGCATCCCCGTCCGGCTGGGGGAGCACCTGCAGTACACGGGGCTGGTCATGCTGATCGCCACCGCCATCGCGGTTCCCGTTGGTCTCTTCGTGGGGCATACGGGAAGGGGACGCGTTGCTGTCGTTGCCCTGGCCGGTGCCCTGCGCGCCCTGCCCACCCTCGGCCTGCTGATCCTGTTCGTACTGCTGGTAAGCATCGGACTGATGCCCCCCATATGGGCCCTGGTGATCCTCACAGTCCCGCCGCTCCTGGCCGGAACCTACGCCGGGATCTCCAGTGTGGACCGGAACGTGGTTGATGCTGCCCGCGCCATGGGCATGACGGAGCTGCAGGTCCTGCTCCGGGCCGAACTGCCCAACGCCCTCACCGTCATGTTCGGCGGGTTCCGGACCGGCGTGCTGCAGGTGATCGCCACTGTCTCGGTGGTGGCGTACATCAACCTCGGCGGACTGGGCCGGTATCTCTTTGACGGACTGGTCCTCAGCGACTTCCCCCAGATGCTGGGAGGTTCCCTCCTCATCGCTGTGCTGGCGATCGCCGTCGACCTCGTCCTGTCCCTGTTCCAGAGGCTGTTCCTCACCCAGGGCGCCTCAAGACTGTCCCACCGCAGCCAGGAGGCCGCGGTTGAACTCACAGACCCCGTAGTTGCGGAGACTGTTGTACAAGGAGGTAAGTCATGA
- a CDS encoding MFS transporter produces the protein MPPNASADTDASPLWNGHTKGSRAYGRILVSLSCAGVATFAQLYSTQAVLPLLAADLHITAAEAALTISLATVGLAATVIPWSFLADRIGRVKAMMWGITAATILGLLVPMSTSFTMLLVLRLLEGMALGGIPAIAIAYLNEEVSKAHAALAAGSYVVSTTLGGLSGRLVAGPVGELWGWRSAALAVSLLATVAAVEFLVLVPRARGFVPAPASGLRSAIRTLGGHLRNIRLLALYAQAFLMMGGFVAVYNYLGFRLSGAPFGLPATVISLIFLAYLSGTFSSRWAAGMTTRYGRRNVLLAGLALALAGLALTLTQSLVLILAGLVVFTGGFFASHSIGSGWTGAIARTGRAQAASLYNLAYYLGSSLLGWAGGLVFQAWGWNALAGAVMVLACLTAATVAVVHPPAEQRAS, from the coding sequence ATGCCACCGAACGCAAGCGCCGACACTGACGCTTCCCCCCTCTGGAACGGCCATACCAAAGGATCCAGGGCCTACGGGCGGATCCTGGTAAGCCTGTCCTGCGCGGGTGTGGCCACCTTCGCCCAGCTCTACTCCACCCAGGCGGTCCTCCCCCTCCTGGCGGCCGACCTGCACATCACGGCCGCCGAGGCCGCCCTCACCATTTCCCTCGCAACCGTTGGCCTGGCTGCCACCGTGATCCCGTGGTCCTTCCTGGCGGACCGGATCGGCCGGGTGAAGGCCATGATGTGGGGCATCACCGCGGCCACCATCCTGGGGCTGCTGGTGCCGATGTCCACCAGCTTCACCATGCTGCTGGTCCTGCGGCTGCTGGAGGGAATGGCCCTGGGCGGCATACCCGCCATTGCAATTGCCTACCTGAACGAGGAGGTCAGCAAAGCCCACGCCGCCCTGGCCGCGGGAAGCTACGTGGTAAGCACCACCCTGGGAGGACTGTCCGGCCGGCTGGTGGCGGGGCCGGTCGGCGAGCTCTGGGGATGGCGGTCCGCGGCGCTGGCCGTGTCCCTGCTGGCGACCGTTGCCGCCGTCGAATTCCTTGTCCTGGTGCCCCGCGCCCGGGGTTTCGTCCCGGCCCCGGCTTCCGGCCTCCGCAGTGCCATCAGGACCCTCGGCGGCCACCTGCGGAATATCAGGCTGCTGGCCCTGTACGCCCAGGCATTCCTGATGATGGGCGGGTTCGTGGCGGTCTACAACTACCTGGGCTTCCGGTTGTCCGGTGCGCCGTTCGGGCTCCCGGCCACGGTGATCAGCCTGATCTTCCTGGCCTACCTTTCCGGCACGTTCTCCTCCCGCTGGGCGGCGGGGATGACCACGCGGTACGGCCGCCGGAACGTGCTGCTGGCAGGACTTGCGCTGGCCCTGGCAGGACTGGCCCTGACACTTACCCAGTCCCTGGTCCTGATCCTGGCCGGGCTGGTGGTGTTTACGGGCGGCTTCTTTGCATCCCACAGCATCGGCTCCGGCTGGACGGGCGCCATCGCCAGGACCGGACGGGCGCAGGCGGCGTCACTGTACAACCTCGCCTACTACCTGGGTTCCAGCCTGCTGGGCTGGGCCGGCGGCCTGGTCTTCCAGGCCTGGGGCTGGAACGCCCTTGCGGGAGCCGTCATGGTCCTGGCGTGCCTGACTGCGGCAACTGTCGCCGTCGTCCATCCGCCGGCGGAACAACGCGCCTCCTGA
- a CDS encoding MFS transporter, with the protein MTVFSELRMRPVPATPTGWNASTTARLVISGAAIFMLLVGANLATPLYPLLQANLGLSSLEVTAAFASYVLALVGTLLLAGHWSDHIGKRAALLVAVLTGLAGGGIFAEAQSLAALCDGRALQGIAVALATGASAAALRELLPSRPEWASRFTLLASSGGVAAGPVIGGLLSLLPGATTAPYAVHSLLLAGLLVPLYLIRARPAIMVPAVSRPLHVLAPRRPSVSRQARGAFWLASGVGFLSFAVFGFSLSLAPGYFAQVLGTDSRPLIGVLAGLPLGASALSQLVTVRGRLTVPAGLAVLGVSVMLLGAAGTWHSPVMLVGAAVAAGVGQGLAFRTVFNDVAARVEPARHAQIISTVYVITYLGSAVPVLGLGWASAAFGMAVAVQGFVLLCGAAALGLAGVTLVQSARRHAAA; encoded by the coding sequence ATGACGGTCTTCAGCGAACTGCGCATGCGTCCGGTACCGGCCACGCCCACCGGGTGGAATGCCTCCACCACGGCGCGGCTGGTGATTTCCGGGGCGGCCATCTTCATGCTCCTGGTGGGCGCCAACCTTGCCACGCCGCTGTACCCGCTGCTGCAGGCCAACCTGGGACTGTCCAGCCTGGAGGTGACCGCAGCTTTCGCCAGCTATGTCCTGGCACTGGTGGGAACCCTGCTCCTGGCCGGGCACTGGTCGGACCATATCGGTAAGCGGGCCGCCCTCCTGGTCGCCGTGCTGACCGGACTGGCGGGCGGCGGAATATTTGCCGAAGCCCAGTCGCTGGCGGCCCTGTGCGACGGCCGGGCCCTGCAGGGTATCGCAGTGGCGCTTGCCACGGGAGCCAGCGCGGCTGCCCTGCGTGAGCTGCTTCCCTCGCGGCCGGAATGGGCCTCGCGCTTTACCTTGCTGGCCTCTTCAGGGGGAGTTGCAGCCGGCCCTGTCATCGGCGGCCTGCTGTCCCTGCTTCCCGGCGCCACCACCGCTCCCTATGCCGTCCATTCGCTGCTTCTCGCCGGGCTCCTGGTGCCGCTGTACCTGATCCGTGCCCGCCCCGCCATCATGGTTCCCGCGGTGTCCCGGCCGCTGCATGTCCTTGCGCCGCGCCGGCCCTCCGTGTCCCGCCAGGCGAGGGGTGCTTTCTGGCTGGCATCCGGCGTCGGCTTCCTCAGCTTTGCCGTGTTTGGCTTCTCCCTGTCCCTGGCCCCGGGTTACTTCGCCCAGGTCCTGGGCACGGACTCCCGGCCGCTGATCGGTGTTCTCGCGGGCCTGCCGCTGGGTGCCTCGGCCTTGAGCCAGCTGGTCACCGTGCGGGGTCGTCTGACCGTGCCCGCCGGCCTGGCCGTCCTGGGCGTCTCCGTCATGCTGCTGGGGGCCGCCGGGACCTGGCACAGCCCCGTGATGCTGGTGGGCGCCGCCGTTGCCGCCGGGGTGGGTCAGGGGCTTGCATTCCGGACCGTCTTCAACGATGTGGCGGCGAGGGTGGAACCGGCCCGCCACGCGCAGATCATCAGCACCGTCTACGTCATCACCTACCTGGGAAGCGCGGTGCCGGTCCTGGGGCTGGGCTGGGCCAGCGCCGCGTTCGGCATGGCAGTGGCCGTACAGGGCTTCGTCCTGCTGTGCGGCGCAGCGGCCCTTGGCCTTGCCGGGGTGACGCTGGTCCAGTCGGCAAGGCGGCACGCCGCCGCCTGA
- a CDS encoding LysR family transcriptional regulator has product MEPDRKQLAQLLPLLPVLAELGRTEHVTETAELLGVPQSTVSRALARASAAVGTELLVRDGRGVRLTPAARTLLPYIEQALAEFQAGLDLVRNESEVVRGTVAVSFQHTFGEATLPLLISAFRARHPGTGFRLSQGARDTCLDELAAGEADLALTAPVAPPGKNLDSAPLYREPLRLVVHHAHPLARQRMARLADIRTEPVVVLGPGYGLRSLTDALFREAGYRPRIAFESQDSHTVRGLVSAGLGVSILPPGGDAPGRTPRPETGDLGWVEVPLDSALAFREVGVSWRRRKPESEPVPARLFRELVVGQGPALLAGLVTKAGR; this is encoded by the coding sequence ATGGAACCCGACCGGAAACAGCTGGCGCAGCTGCTGCCCCTGCTGCCGGTACTCGCTGAGCTGGGCCGGACGGAGCATGTGACGGAGACGGCGGAGCTCCTCGGAGTACCCCAGTCGACGGTGAGCCGGGCACTGGCGAGGGCAAGCGCCGCCGTGGGCACGGAACTCCTGGTCCGGGACGGCCGGGGAGTGCGGCTGACTCCTGCCGCCCGGACACTGCTGCCCTACATCGAGCAGGCGCTCGCGGAGTTCCAGGCCGGACTGGACCTGGTGCGCAATGAGTCCGAGGTGGTCAGGGGCACCGTGGCCGTGTCTTTCCAGCACACCTTCGGCGAGGCAACCCTGCCGCTGCTGATCAGCGCCTTCCGTGCCCGGCATCCCGGGACCGGCTTCCGGCTCAGCCAGGGCGCCCGGGACACCTGCCTGGACGAGTTGGCAGCGGGGGAGGCGGACCTGGCCCTCACTGCACCGGTGGCGCCGCCCGGCAAGAACCTCGACTCGGCGCCGCTGTACCGCGAGCCGCTGCGCCTGGTGGTGCATCACGCCCACCCGCTCGCCCGGCAGCGGATGGCCCGGCTGGCCGACATCCGGACGGAGCCGGTGGTGGTGCTCGGGCCCGGCTATGGGCTGCGATCCCTGACCGACGCTCTTTTCCGCGAGGCCGGGTACCGTCCGCGGATTGCCTTCGAAAGCCAGGATTCCCACACCGTCCGCGGCCTGGTTTCTGCCGGCCTTGGCGTCAGCATCCTGCCGCCGGGCGGGGACGCCCCTGGCCGGACTCCGCGTCCCGAAACCGGGGACCTGGGGTGGGTGGAGGTTCCGCTTGACTCGGCACTCGCCTTCCGGGAAGTTGGCGTCAGCTGGCGGCGCCGGAAACCGGAAAGCGAGCCGGTTCCGGCCCGGCTTTTCCGCGAACTGGTGGTGGGGCAGGGGCCGGCGTTGCTGGCCGGGCTGGTCACCAAGGCAGGCCGTTGA
- a CDS encoding ABC transporter permease — translation MEWFLANTGMILERGGQHLVLALVPMVLGLLISIPLAQLARRNSALRSVVLTASSLLYTIPSLALFIILPTILGTRILDPLNVVVALTIYAVALLVRAALDAFDSVDADVSQAAQAMGFKPVARFLQVDLPLSLPVMFAGLRVVSVSNISLVSVAALLGVGNLGMLFTDGLQRDFVTEVVVGIVAILILALLMDAILVLLERVLTPWERAGSRRDRSSGRLPSEAPAAAERFARPETGGGNA, via the coding sequence ATGGAATGGTTCCTGGCCAATACCGGCATGATCCTGGAGCGCGGCGGCCAGCACCTGGTGCTGGCGCTGGTCCCTATGGTCCTGGGCCTGCTCATTTCCATCCCGCTGGCACAGTTGGCGCGGCGAAACAGCGCCTTGCGTTCCGTGGTGCTGACAGCGTCATCCCTCCTGTACACCATCCCGTCCCTCGCGCTGTTCATCATCCTGCCCACCATCCTGGGCACCCGGATCCTCGATCCCCTCAACGTGGTGGTGGCGCTGACCATCTATGCGGTGGCCCTGCTGGTCCGCGCTGCCCTGGATGCCTTTGATTCCGTTGACGCGGATGTCAGCCAGGCCGCGCAGGCCATGGGGTTCAAGCCGGTGGCCCGGTTCCTGCAGGTTGACCTGCCCCTCTCCTTGCCGGTCATGTTCGCCGGTCTGCGGGTGGTGTCGGTCAGCAACATCTCGCTGGTCAGCGTTGCGGCCCTCCTGGGCGTCGGCAACCTGGGCATGCTCTTTACCGACGGGCTGCAGCGCGACTTCGTCACCGAGGTAGTGGTGGGCATCGTGGCCATCCTGATCCTCGCATTGCTCATGGACGCCATCCTGGTCCTGCTGGAACGCGTGCTCACTCCCTGGGAGCGGGCCGGAAGCCGGCGGGACCGCAGTTCAGGGCGTCTCCCATCGGAAGCACCTGCCGCAGCGGAGCGCTTTGCACGGCCGGAGACCGGCGGTGGCAACGCGTGA
- a CDS encoding pirin family protein, translating to MTNLEVSPQQEVCPPAPAGGTSGPCLQLWPEREVPLGGVRAMNVKRTLPQRGLPTIGAWCFLDSFGPDRTAMSVLPHPHIGLQTVTWPLAGHIHHRDSVGSDVVVRPGELNIMTAGHGVSHSEFAVLPAGGGELPLQQGLQLWVALPDGDRHREPAFEQHRELPRAAGPGFTATVMVGELAGVASPATVFSPIVGADVSCQGDAVLPLNPGFEHGILVLDGGLAVDGQDLPAGPLGYLGTGRSELRVEALPGTRFLLIGGEPFGEELLMWWNFVGRTHDEVEKARDDWEAQAGLPDAEAAAARYGLVPGHGPDAGAEAGRIPAPPLPGVRLTPRKRSVG from the coding sequence GTGACCAACTTGGAAGTTTCGCCGCAGCAGGAAGTTTGCCCGCCCGCCCCCGCAGGAGGGACGTCCGGCCCCTGCCTGCAGCTGTGGCCTGAACGCGAAGTGCCCCTGGGCGGGGTCCGCGCCATGAACGTCAAACGTACGCTGCCCCAGCGCGGCCTCCCCACCATCGGGGCCTGGTGCTTCCTGGACAGTTTCGGCCCGGACCGGACTGCGATGTCCGTCCTTCCCCATCCGCACATCGGGCTGCAGACGGTGACCTGGCCGCTGGCAGGGCACATCCACCACCGGGACAGCGTGGGCAGCGACGTGGTGGTCCGTCCCGGGGAGCTGAACATCATGACAGCAGGCCACGGCGTATCCCACTCCGAGTTCGCTGTGTTGCCTGCCGGCGGCGGGGAGTTGCCGCTGCAGCAGGGCCTGCAGCTGTGGGTTGCCCTTCCTGACGGGGACCGGCATCGGGAGCCTGCATTCGAGCAGCACCGCGAACTGCCGCGCGCCGCCGGCCCGGGCTTCACGGCGACCGTCATGGTGGGAGAGCTTGCAGGGGTGGCCTCCCCCGCAACAGTGTTTTCGCCGATCGTTGGCGCGGACGTTTCCTGCCAAGGGGACGCGGTGCTGCCGTTGAACCCCGGCTTTGAGCACGGCATCCTGGTGCTCGACGGCGGCCTGGCGGTGGACGGCCAGGACCTGCCCGCGGGACCGCTGGGCTACCTGGGCACCGGCCGCAGCGAACTCAGGGTGGAGGCACTCCCCGGTACGAGGTTCCTGCTCATCGGCGGGGAGCCGTTTGGTGAGGAACTGCTGATGTGGTGGAACTTTGTGGGCCGCACCCATGACGAAGTGGAAAAGGCCAGGGACGACTGGGAAGCGCAGGCCGGCCTGCCGGACGCTGAAGCGGCTGCAGCCCGCTACGGCCTGGTGCCGGGCCACGGCCCGGATGCCGGGGCGGAGGCCGGCCGGATTCCCGCTCCCCCACTCCCCGGTGTCCGGCTGACGCCCCGGAAGCGTTCCGTGGGCTAA
- the corA gene encoding magnesium/cobalt transporter CorA, whose translation MTIIDNAVYVNGVRHTEPESLEQTFETLARHGGMAWIGLYRPTAEEMTAVANEFGLHALAVEDAVSAHQRPKLERYDDNLFTVLRPARYLDVDETVEFGELHVFTGKNFVVTVRHAETAGVARVRQRLEARPDLLQHGPEAVLYALLDRVVDDYAPVVAGLENDIDEIEDQLFSGDSSVSRRIYELAREVIQFQRAIHPLPEMLDQLKRGFEKYEVETELRHNLRDVEDHVERVISRADSFRDLLQNALTLDGTLTANRQNEASAEQNEQVKKISSWAAILFAPSFVAGIYGMNFDNMPELHWAAGYPYALVLMVAAGALMYGIFKKKGWI comes from the coding sequence ATGACCATCATCGATAACGCCGTCTACGTCAACGGCGTCCGCCACACCGAGCCCGAAAGCCTGGAGCAGACCTTTGAGACCCTGGCCCGGCACGGCGGCATGGCATGGATCGGGCTCTACCGTCCCACTGCGGAAGAAATGACCGCCGTCGCCAACGAGTTCGGGCTGCACGCCCTCGCGGTGGAGGACGCCGTCTCGGCACACCAGCGGCCCAAGCTGGAACGGTACGACGACAACCTCTTCACCGTCCTGCGTCCGGCCCGGTACCTGGATGTGGACGAGACCGTGGAGTTCGGCGAACTCCACGTCTTCACCGGGAAGAACTTCGTCGTGACCGTCCGGCATGCGGAAACGGCAGGCGTAGCCCGGGTCCGGCAACGGCTGGAGGCACGGCCGGACCTCCTCCAGCACGGGCCTGAAGCTGTTCTTTACGCCCTGCTGGACCGGGTGGTGGATGACTACGCGCCGGTGGTGGCGGGCCTGGAAAATGATATTGACGAGATCGAGGACCAGCTGTTCAGCGGCGATTCGTCGGTATCGCGCCGGATCTACGAACTGGCACGGGAAGTCATCCAGTTCCAGCGCGCCATCCACCCCCTGCCGGAAATGCTGGACCAGCTGAAGCGGGGCTTCGAGAAGTACGAGGTGGAAACCGAACTGCGGCACAACCTGCGCGACGTGGAGGACCACGTGGAGCGGGTGATTTCCCGGGCCGACTCGTTCCGGGACTTGCTGCAGAACGCCCTGACCCTGGACGGAACCCTGACCGCCAACCGGCAGAACGAGGCCAGCGCCGAGCAGAACGAACAAGTCAAGAAGATCTCTTCCTGGGCAGCAATCCTGTTCGCGCCGTCATTCGTGGCCGGTATCTACGGAATGAACTTCGACAACATGCCCGAGCTCCACTGGGCCGCCGGCTATCCCTACGCCTTGGTCCTCATGGTTGCCGCCGGGGCCCTCATGTACGGAATCTTCAAAAAGAAGGGCTGGATTTAG
- a CDS encoding N-acetylglucosamine kinase, with the protein MTNTQNPSATPFDQAAGSPASPLHGITIGLDIGGTKTHGIRFEDGLPVADESAGSSNVQNVSREQAARNLADLFARIGRGHVDRVYAGSGGIDTDEDAAALAALIQPLAPEARVTVVHDSRLLLAAGRAVTGVAVIAGTGSAAWGRNADGREARAGGWGYLLGDEGSGYWLGREAVRHSLRRMNQGLPVDQLTAALLASCGLDHPNKLIALFHSPNTGRRFWAQQARHVVEAAATGHRDSAILLEQAGQDLAALAGQVLGQLKIEGPVILGGGLGMNVAPLQESFRRNLAETGVTEVRVLDQEPVFGVLQLVAEPA; encoded by the coding sequence GTGACAAACACCCAGAACCCCTCTGCCACTCCTTTTGACCAAGCGGCAGGCTCCCCGGCCAGTCCATTGCACGGCATCACGATCGGGCTGGACATCGGCGGCACCAAGACCCATGGCATCCGTTTCGAGGACGGCCTCCCCGTGGCCGACGAGTCGGCCGGAAGCTCCAACGTCCAGAATGTCAGCCGCGAGCAGGCGGCACGCAACCTTGCGGACCTGTTCGCCAGGATCGGCAGAGGACACGTGGACCGGGTGTACGCGGGATCCGGCGGAATCGATACCGATGAAGACGCGGCCGCCCTGGCTGCGCTGATCCAGCCCCTGGCTCCCGAAGCACGCGTCACCGTGGTCCATGACTCCCGCCTCCTGCTGGCCGCGGGCCGCGCAGTCACCGGAGTAGCGGTCATTGCGGGCACTGGATCGGCCGCGTGGGGACGCAATGCCGACGGCAGGGAGGCCAGGGCCGGCGGTTGGGGCTACCTGCTGGGGGATGAAGGCAGCGGCTACTGGCTGGGCAGGGAGGCGGTCCGGCACAGCCTGCGCAGGATGAACCAGGGCCTGCCCGTCGACCAGCTCACCGCGGCCCTCCTGGCCTCCTGCGGTCTGGACCATCCCAACAAGCTCATCGCCTTGTTCCACTCACCGAACACCGGGAGGCGCTTCTGGGCCCAGCAGGCCAGGCACGTCGTGGAAGCCGCGGCCACCGGGCACCGGGACAGCGCAATATTGCTGGAGCAGGCCGGGCAGGACCTCGCTGCCCTGGCCGGTCAGGTGCTGGGCCAGCTGAAAATCGAAGGTCCGGTGATCCTGGGTGGCGGTCTCGGCATGAACGTGGCGCCCCTGCAGGAGTCCTTCCGCCGGAACCTTGCCGAAACCGGTGTGACGGAGGTCAGGGTGCTGGACCAGGAACCGGTGTTCGGCGTGCTGCAGTTGGTGGCCGAACCCGCTTAG
- a CDS encoding Lrp/AsnC family transcriptional regulator encodes MNKLDPTDLKILLALIRDPRIQIGELSDSLGIARNTAQSRVRRLLRTGVLRPGGREVDLEAVGYDVVAFVTIEVSHRELDGVVAALRLIPQVLEVHEISGRGDVWCRVVATDTHNLQSSLRQVLRIKGVIRTETVLALHTHIPYRTEPLISGLSSAAAPARIS; translated from the coding sequence TTGAACAAGTTGGACCCCACAGACCTGAAGATCCTCCTGGCCCTCATCAGGGATCCCCGGATCCAGATCGGAGAGCTCAGCGACTCCCTGGGCATCGCCCGTAACACCGCCCAGTCGCGCGTGCGCCGCCTGCTCCGCACCGGCGTACTGCGCCCTGGCGGCCGCGAAGTTGATCTCGAAGCGGTGGGCTATGACGTGGTGGCTTTCGTCACCATCGAAGTCTCCCACCGTGAGCTCGACGGCGTCGTGGCGGCGCTGCGCCTCATCCCGCAGGTCCTGGAAGTCCATGAGATCTCCGGCCGCGGGGACGTCTGGTGCCGGGTGGTTGCCACCGACACCCACAACCTCCAGTCCTCCTTGCGCCAGGTCCTGAGAATCAAGGGAGTCATCCGGACAGAGACCGTCCTGGCCCTGCACACCCATATTCCGTACCGGACCGAGCCGCTCATCAGTGGCCTTAGCAGTGCCGCCGCCCCGGCTAGGATTTCCTGA
- a CDS encoding Lrp/AsnC family transcriptional regulator: MSTNARNTRPGAHLEPLDAIDERLLAALVADARISNKQLAEMVGIAPSTALMRTRALSERGIVQGYEAKLSLSAIGRSVQALVAVRLRAHDRDQIDRFTARVPHLPAVLSTFHTSGSVDYLLHIAVGSTEDLRDWVLDNLATDPVVGHTETTLVFEHIQGNHGPLPD, from the coding sequence GTGAGCACGAATGCAAGGAACACCAGGCCCGGGGCGCACCTGGAGCCGCTGGACGCCATCGACGAGCGTCTCCTCGCCGCACTGGTGGCGGATGCCAGGATTTCCAACAAACAGCTTGCCGAGATGGTGGGGATTGCGCCCTCGACGGCACTTATGCGTACCCGTGCCCTTTCGGAGCGGGGCATCGTCCAGGGCTACGAGGCGAAGCTGAGCCTGTCAGCCATCGGCAGGTCCGTGCAGGCACTGGTGGCCGTCCGGCTCCGCGCCCACGACAGGGACCAGATCGACCGTTTCACCGCCCGCGTGCCGCACCTGCCCGCCGTGCTGTCCACCTTCCACACCTCAGGTTCGGTCGACTACCTGCTGCACATCGCCGTCGGGAGCACCGAAGACCTGCGGGACTGGGTGCTGGACAACCTGGCCACCGATCCTGTGGTGGGGCACACCGAAACCACCCTCGTCTTCGAACACATCCAGGGCAACCACGGCCCGCTTCCGGACTAG
- a CDS encoding ABC transporter ATP-binding protein, with the protein MDQAMIEFQSVTKQYPGGQPAVDGLSMSIAKGSVTVFVGPSGCGKTTSLRMINRMVEPTSGTITVDGRDVTSVPAAELRRSMGYVMQSAGLLPHRSVLDNIATVPRLNGVSKADARKRARELLDVVGLAPSLGGRYPSQLSGGQQQRVGVARALAADPPVLLMDEPFSAVDPVVRDELQHELLRLQKDLAKTIVFVTHDIDEATILGDKVAVFATGGRLAQYASPEEILRATANNFVASFVGRDRGFRHLGFSPSDGVAIHPVPTIIRASGGYESDSSAAGGWQLVVDADKRPLGWSAPGTETELIPGGSLFRPGESLRRALDAALSSPSGLGVAVDADGVVLGVVRGGEVLALIEEARQVRQAAL; encoded by the coding sequence ATGGACCAGGCGATGATCGAGTTCCAGAGCGTTACCAAGCAGTATCCGGGCGGCCAGCCGGCTGTGGACGGGTTGTCCATGTCCATCGCCAAAGGTTCCGTCACCGTCTTTGTGGGTCCTTCCGGCTGCGGCAAAACAACGTCCCTCAGGATGATCAACCGGATGGTGGAACCCACATCAGGCACCATCACCGTGGACGGCCGGGATGTCACCTCGGTGCCGGCGGCGGAACTGCGGCGGTCCATGGGCTATGTAATGCAGTCCGCCGGGCTCCTGCCCCACCGCTCCGTCCTGGACAACATCGCCACCGTTCCGCGCCTGAACGGGGTCTCCAAAGCGGACGCCCGGAAGCGTGCCCGCGAACTCCTGGACGTGGTGGGCCTGGCGCCGTCGCTTGGCGGGCGCTACCCGTCGCAGCTTTCCGGCGGCCAGCAGCAGCGTGTGGGCGTGGCGCGCGCCCTCGCTGCGGACCCGCCCGTGCTCCTCATGGATGAGCCGTTCAGCGCGGTGGACCCCGTTGTCCGCGACGAACTCCAGCACGAGCTGCTGCGACTGCAAAAGGATCTGGCCAAGACCATAGTTTTCGTGACCCACGATATCGATGAGGCCACCATCCTGGGCGACAAGGTGGCTGTCTTTGCCACCGGCGGCAGGCTGGCCCAGTACGCCTCGCCCGAGGAGATCCTGCGGGCGACGGCCAACAACTTTGTGGCATCCTTCGTGGGGCGCGACCGCGGCTTCCGGCACCTGGGTTTTTCCCCGTCCGACGGCGTGGCGATCCACCCGGTGCCCACGATCATCCGGGCCTCGGGAGGGTACGAGTCGGATTCCAGCGCTGCCGGCGGCTGGCAGCTGGTGGTGGATGCGGACAAGCGTCCGCTGGGATGGTCGGCACCCGGCACGGAGACTGAACTGATCCCCGGGGGCTCGCTGTTCCGTCCCGGAGAGAGCCTCCGCCGCGCCCTGGATGCGGCCCTGTCCTCGCCGTCCGGCCTTGGCGTTGCCGTGGACGCCGACGGCGTGGTCCTGGGGGTGGTCCGCGGCGGTGAGGTCCTGGCGTTGATCGAAGAAGCGCGCCAGGTGCGGCAGGCTGCCCTCTGA